One window of the Labilibaculum sp. genome contains the following:
- a CDS encoding L-rhamnose isomerase, with product MANKEMIKKAYELAKEQYAALGVDTEAVLNKINEIKISLHCWQTDDVSGTENPDGQLSGGIQATGNYPGKARNVTEIMADLEKVMSLLPGKQRVNVHALYGDFSGGAADRDAIEVKHFQGWIDWCKKQGIGMDFNGSFFSHPKADSGFTLSSKDEEIRKFWVEHLKRTREIAAEVGKQLESPCVLNTWIPDGSKDTPVDRNGMRSQLTKSLDEGFAAEFPKEYMKDAVESKVFGIGAESMTVGSHDYYLGYAIKNNKMICLDNGHFHPTEVVGDKISSCLQFVDEVLLHVTRPVRWDSDHVVTLNEEVQLIASEIVRNDFIGRVNVGLDFFDASINRIGAYVVGTRAAQKAFIIAMLEPTSTLVKYEENGQNFERLALFEELKTKPFGAVWDYYCLQEGVPVSEDYIAEIQAYEKEVLSKR from the coding sequence ATGGCAAATAAAGAAATGATTAAAAAGGCCTATGAGTTGGCCAAGGAGCAGTATGCTGCTTTAGGTGTTGATACTGAAGCTGTATTGAATAAAATCAATGAAATTAAAATCAGTCTTCACTGCTGGCAAACTGATGATGTATCGGGTACTGAGAATCCTGACGGTCAACTTTCCGGAGGTATTCAGGCTACAGGTAATTATCCTGGAAAAGCACGTAATGTAACTGAAATTATGGCTGATCTGGAAAAGGTAATGTCATTGCTGCCAGGTAAGCAACGCGTAAACGTACATGCTTTATACGGTGACTTCTCTGGTGGAGCTGCTGATCGTGATGCTATTGAAGTAAAGCATTTCCAAGGATGGATAGATTGGTGTAAAAAGCAAGGTATTGGTATGGACTTTAATGGTTCATTCTTCTCTCACCCTAAGGCTGATAGTGGATTTACTTTATCTTCTAAAGATGAAGAAATACGTAAATTCTGGGTAGAACACCTTAAGCGTACACGTGAAATTGCAGCTGAAGTTGGTAAACAGCTGGAAAGCCCTTGTGTATTGAATACCTGGATTCCTGATGGCTCTAAAGATACCCCGGTCGATCGTAACGGAATGCGTTCACAGTTGACTAAATCTCTTGATGAAGGTTTCGCAGCAGAATTTCCAAAAGAATACATGAAGGATGCTGTTGAGAGTAAAGTATTTGGTATAGGTGCTGAGTCTATGACTGTAGGTTCACACGATTATTACCTGGGATATGCTATCAAGAACAACAAAATGATTTGTTTGGATAATGGTCACTTCCATCCAACAGAGGTTGTAGGCGATAAGATTTCTTCGTGCCTTCAGTTTGTAGACGAAGTATTACTTCACGTGACACGTCCTGTTCGCTGGGATTCTGATCACGTGGTAACACTAAACGAAGAAGTACAGTTGATTGCTTCTGAAATAGTACGTAACGACTTTATCGGTCGCGTAAATGTAGGTCTTGACTTTTTTGACGCCTCTATCAATCGTATTGGTGCTTATGTAGTAGGTACACGTGCAGCACAAAAAGCGTTTATAATTGCTATGTTGGAGCCTACTTCTACATTAGTGAAATATGAAGAAAACGGGCAGAATTTTGAACGTTTAGCACTTTTTGAGGAGTTGAAAACAAAGCCATTTGGTGCTGTTTGGGATTACTACTGTTTACAAGAAGGAGTACCTGTTAGCGAGGATTATATCGCAGAAATACAAGCTTACGAAAAAGAAGTTTTATCTAAAAGATAA
- a CDS encoding iron-containing alcohol dehydrogenase — protein sequence MNTCRRIYLPPLSLVGPNALLELKDELAARGFTKALFVTDEILVKIGVAEKVEDVLKGAGLDYVTYSSVKQNPNTENVKEGLAILTENKCDCIITLGGGSPQDCGKAVGILATNGGSIEDYEGIHVSKKKSLPIIAINTTAGTASEITINYVITDEKRKVKMVMVDKNCLVDIAVNDSMLMLNKPASLTAATGMDALTHAIEAYVTAGAFEWSDTLALKSIELIGSSLRDAVKDGQNIEARTKMAWGQFIAGQAFSNCGLGYVHSMAHQLGGMYDLPHGVCNAILLPYVEEFNAEVCGEKLGKVAEALGADTTGMSVDEKKKAAIDAIKKLSKDVGIPAGLKELNVDPKDFKAMAKNAMADVCTGGNPREVSLEETIKIYEAAY from the coding sequence ATGAATACTTGCAGACGAATTTACCTGCCACCTTTAAGTTTGGTAGGTCCAAATGCTTTACTGGAATTAAAAGATGAACTGGCCGCCAGAGGTTTTACAAAAGCTTTATTTGTAACAGATGAGATTTTGGTGAAGATTGGTGTGGCAGAAAAAGTGGAAGATGTACTAAAAGGAGCTGGCCTGGATTATGTGACTTATAGTAGTGTAAAGCAAAATCCAAATACCGAAAACGTAAAGGAAGGTTTAGCTATTTTAACAGAAAATAAATGTGATTGTATCATAACCTTGGGCGGTGGTTCTCCTCAGGATTGTGGTAAAGCTGTTGGTATTTTAGCAACCAATGGTGGTTCTATTGAAGATTATGAAGGAATTCATGTTTCAAAAAAGAAATCTTTACCAATAATCGCAATCAATACAACTGCTGGTACTGCAAGTGAAATTACGATCAACTATGTGATCACCGACGAAAAGCGTAAAGTAAAAATGGTGATGGTTGATAAAAACTGTTTGGTGGATATTGCAGTTAACGATAGTATGTTAATGTTGAATAAACCTGCCTCTTTAACAGCCGCAACAGGAATGGATGCCTTAACTCACGCCATTGAAGCTTACGTAACTGCGGGTGCTTTTGAATGGTCGGATACGCTTGCACTAAAGTCGATAGAGCTAATCGGCAGTAGTTTAAGAGATGCAGTAAAAGATGGACAGAACATCGAAGCAAGAACTAAAATGGCTTGGGGACAGTTCATTGCCGGACAGGCATTTTCAAATTGTGGATTAGGCTATGTACACTCTATGGCTCACCAGCTGGGCGGAATGTACGATTTACCTCATGGTGTTTGTAATGCAATTCTTTTGCCATATGTAGAAGAATTTAATGCCGAGGTGTGTGGCGAAAAATTGGGTAAGGTAGCAGAAGCTTTGGGTGCTGATACAACAGGCATGTCGGTAGATGAAAAGAAGAAAGCTGCTATTGATGCTATTAAAAAATTGTCGAAAGATGTTGGTATTCCTGCAGGATTAAAAGAATTGAATGTTGATCCGAAGGACTTTAAAGCGATGGCGAAAAATGCAATGGCCGATGTTTGTACTGGAGGTAACCCAAGAGAAGTTTCCTTGGAAGAGACCATTAAGATTTACGAAGCAGCATACTAA
- a CDS encoding class II aldolase/adducin family protein: MMKNFNPNLLHPKTQLTQVIGKIYRDGMTTTSGGNISIMDENGDMWVTPSAIDKGKLTEDDIICVKKDGTIVGKHKPSSEYPFHKAIYDARPEIKAVIHAHPPALVSFSIVREVPNTNIIPQAKKVCGKIGYAEYELPGSEALGAVIAKQFIGSDYMAVIMENHGTVLGGTDMLDAYTRFETLEFCCQTIINAKGIGNPTYLTDEQIKAYEAQMPEVKDCNTNVVNTTIEKALRSEIVEFVHRACRQNLMISSFGTISMRAEGNDFLITPTGTARWDLKTEDIVQIKDGKPEEGKTPSRSTKLHQMIYEQNPNVNTIIITQSPYLMAYGTTGVKFDVRTIPESWIFLQDVPYLPIETQFQGNTTIPEMICDTVPAVLVANNSFLVTGASMMQAFDRLEVAEFSAKSLVIGAPLGKMVPINDEQVEDLRKKFLS, translated from the coding sequence ATGATGAAAAATTTTAATCCGAATTTATTACATCCAAAAACTCAGTTAACACAAGTTATTGGTAAAATTTACAGAGATGGAATGACCACCACATCAGGAGGGAATATCTCTATCATGGATGAAAATGGCGACATGTGGGTAACCCCATCGGCTATTGATAAAGGCAAATTGACCGAAGATGATATTATTTGTGTGAAAAAAGACGGAACGATTGTTGGCAAGCACAAACCTTCGTCGGAATATCCTTTTCACAAAGCAATATATGATGCTCGTCCTGAAATAAAAGCAGTAATTCACGCGCATCCGCCGGCATTGGTTTCTTTCAGTATTGTTCGCGAAGTACCAAATACCAATATTATTCCTCAGGCTAAAAAAGTATGCGGAAAAATAGGTTATGCAGAATATGAGTTGCCAGGCAGTGAGGCTTTGGGAGCAGTAATTGCGAAACAATTTATTGGCAGCGATTACATGGCCGTAATCATGGAAAATCACGGTACTGTTTTGGGTGGTACAGATATGCTGGATGCTTATACTCGTTTTGAAACTTTGGAGTTTTGCTGTCAAACCATCATTAACGCCAAAGGAATTGGGAATCCAACTTACTTAACCGATGAGCAAATTAAAGCCTACGAAGCTCAAATGCCCGAAGTTAAAGACTGCAATACCAATGTGGTAAATACAACCATCGAAAAAGCGCTTCGATCGGAGATTGTTGAATTTGTTCACCGTGCTTGTCGTCAAAATTTAATGATCAGTTCTTTTGGAACAATCTCGATGCGTGCCGAAGGAAACGATTTTTTGATTACTCCAACAGGAACAGCCCGATGGGATCTTAAAACTGAGGATATTGTTCAGATTAAAGATGGTAAACCGGAGGAAGGCAAAACACCAAGCCGTTCAACCAAGTTGCATCAGATGATTTATGAGCAAAATCCAAATGTGAATACAATCATTATTACTCAGTCTCCCTATTTAATGGCTTACGGTACAACAGGCGTTAAATTTGATGTAAGAACAATTCCTGAAAGCTGGATTTTCTTACAGGATGTACCTTATTTACCAATTGAAACACAATTTCAAGGGAATACTACAATTCCCGAAATGATTTGCGATACAGTTCCTGCTGTTTTGGTTGCAAACAACTCATTTTTGGTCACCGGGGCTTCAATGATGCAGGCATTTGACAGACTTGAGGTGGCTGAGTTTAGTGCTAAATCTCTAGTGATCGGTGCTCCGTTAGGAAAAATGGTTCCTATTAATGATGAGCAGGTTGAAGATTTGAGAAAGAAATTTTTAAGTTAA
- a CDS encoding two-component regulator propeller domain-containing protein: MKTDNIMRFKIYFTLLLILLSNFIFSQKKKLFDYNEGLSNSLINQVYQDHLGFLWVATEDGLNQFDGIKFKSHTNNINLSNTLKNNFVTAVTEDHKGNLWVAQINGLQIYKHETESFQEIELALSHQKDHLFISSIITSSNGDVWLTTTGHGLIRIDKNTQKPDYCEKLNEQLGKHDLVDIFEDKEGILWIASNQSLNSFDPATKKIKNFTLSKHNQTFFSNKEISCICEGDQNIIYIGFLNGGLAQINKQTEIVNQINSANQNENNLPVKEILFDSKNRLWVGTDGFGLKLLNKESNQLENYTTVNASFDFLKSKIHSIIEDNEGNIWLGIFQKGIYLLPVSQETFKTYGYKAFDQNSIGSNCITAIDGNEKELWIATDGDGLYYLDRLTKKVKHIPLKNESGNFVGENILTLYNDSNDYLWLGRYINGLIRYDKKNRTFKTFTSKKNNASGKAYNKITSITKNNHDQLIIGTLGDGICRFDTQKELYYDGLDIPDSLNEKIPKWILCVYIDKDQNLWIGTYVGLFHVNLKRKSLTQYSKENGLLKNNTVDCILADSKNNIWIGTYEGLAKINTSNSTSVFYDVSDGLCNNVICSLIKDEYNQLWIGTHNGLSRFNPEDETFTNYYSHDGIQANEFSRNAAFKSDKQELFFGGINGITQISKDYATISREVRDVILTEFLSFDKPVKIGDKSGEHVILDKSIVLEDTIRLREQDNVFSIGFTSTDFANQTAVSYEYIMEGFDLSWNVTNSTNKRATYTNLNHGTYTFSVRAVDKENLSTPRKLTIIIYPPWYKMLWAKILWTLLIGTFFYGIFLLYMEKVKRLHAEKVNEMKMQFFINISHEIKTPLSLILDPLEKLIKQNFDEKNSRLFFIMQQNTNRIYRLVSQMMDVRRIDKGQILIKFQQTNIYSFIKEIAQSFELLANDKNISFSITTSDPDIEVWIDPLNFEKVIFNLLSNAFKFTLSGGEIELSIAKEIIEKGNHQHEQVKISVSDTGVGIKESEIERIFDRFYQVYSPDTKHSTGTGIGLHLSRSLVSLHKGKLLAENRNDRTGSRFIIALPLGNEHLSPKDLITETTALPVAANKYTPQVSKENIQIPIDKNVKRKTNYKVMIVDDEVDIRNYLYNELSTYYKVVACENGRKAHEILLDEKPDLILSDIMMPEMDGITLCKRVKANILTNHIPVILLTALSKEENEIEGIETGADMYLVKPFKSEFILKMISNILENRKKIYSKLQPKAEHEIENIEIKSHDEILMQKVMDIIKDNISNSELNVEMLADGVGISRVHMHRKLKELTNQSARDFIKNIRMKQAAYLLTTSKINIGEIGYAIGYSNLSHFSKSFKAYYGVSPKEYSSKQHES; encoded by the coding sequence ATGAAAACTGATAATATTATGCGTTTTAAAATATACTTTACCCTTCTTCTTATCCTGCTTTCAAACTTTATTTTTTCACAAAAAAAAAAATTATTTGACTATAATGAAGGATTGTCAAATAGTCTTATAAATCAGGTTTATCAGGATCATTTGGGTTTCTTATGGGTAGCTACTGAAGATGGATTAAATCAATTTGACGGAATAAAATTCAAGTCTCATACCAATAACATTAATCTCAGCAACACATTAAAAAATAATTTTGTAACTGCAGTAACCGAAGATCACAAGGGAAATTTATGGGTTGCACAAATTAATGGATTGCAAATATACAAACATGAAACTGAATCTTTTCAAGAAATAGAATTGGCTCTGTCGCATCAAAAAGATCATCTGTTTATATCTTCCATTATAACATCCTCAAATGGTGATGTTTGGTTAACAACAACGGGGCATGGATTAATTCGAATAGATAAAAACACCCAAAAACCAGATTATTGCGAAAAACTAAACGAACAATTAGGCAAGCATGATCTGGTAGATATTTTTGAAGACAAAGAAGGAATATTATGGATCGCTTCCAATCAAAGTTTAAATTCGTTTGATCCCGCAACTAAAAAAATTAAGAATTTTACTTTATCCAAACACAATCAAACATTCTTCTCAAACAAAGAAATATCATGCATCTGCGAAGGAGATCAGAACATTATTTATATCGGATTTTTAAACGGCGGATTAGCTCAAATAAATAAACAAACCGAAATTGTTAATCAAATAAACTCTGCAAATCAAAATGAAAATAATTTGCCGGTAAAAGAGATTCTTTTTGATTCAAAAAATCGTTTATGGGTTGGCACGGATGGTTTTGGCCTAAAGCTGTTAAACAAAGAATCAAATCAATTGGAAAACTACACCACCGTAAATGCCTCTTTCGACTTTTTAAAGAGTAAAATTCATTCTATTATCGAAGATAATGAGGGTAATATTTGGCTTGGTATTTTTCAAAAAGGCATTTATTTACTGCCTGTATCACAAGAAACATTTAAGACCTACGGATACAAAGCCTTTGATCAGAATAGTATCGGATCAAACTGTATAACAGCAATCGATGGAAATGAAAAAGAACTTTGGATTGCAACCGATGGAGATGGCCTGTACTATTTGGATCGATTAACTAAAAAAGTAAAACACATCCCGTTAAAAAATGAAAGCGGAAATTTCGTTGGAGAAAATATTTTAACCTTATACAATGATTCAAATGACTATCTATGGCTGGGCAGATACATAAATGGCCTTATCAGATATGATAAGAAAAATCGAACCTTTAAAACCTTTACATCTAAAAAGAATAACGCCTCGGGCAAAGCCTACAATAAAATCACATCAATTACAAAAAACAATCATGACCAATTGATTATAGGAACCTTAGGCGATGGAATATGCAGATTCGATACTCAAAAAGAACTATACTACGATGGACTCGATATTCCAGACTCATTAAATGAAAAAATCCCAAAATGGATACTTTGTGTTTATATCGATAAAGACCAAAATTTATGGATTGGAACCTATGTAGGACTCTTTCATGTAAACTTAAAAAGGAAATCATTAACTCAGTATTCGAAAGAAAATGGACTTCTAAAAAATAATACTGTAGACTGCATTCTTGCTGACAGCAAAAATAACATATGGATAGGCACCTACGAAGGCTTGGCGAAAATAAACACCAGCAATTCAACATCGGTATTTTATGATGTCAGCGATGGTTTGTGCAACAACGTGATATGCTCATTAATTAAAGATGAATACAACCAATTATGGATTGGCACACACAACGGTTTATCGCGGTTCAACCCTGAAGATGAAACTTTTACCAATTATTATTCTCATGACGGAATTCAGGCAAATGAATTTTCGAGAAACGCAGCTTTTAAGTCAGACAAACAGGAGCTGTTTTTCGGTGGCATAAATGGAATAACTCAAATCAGCAAAGACTATGCAACTATCAGCAGGGAAGTGAGAGATGTTATTCTGACTGAATTTTTAAGTTTCGATAAACCAGTGAAAATTGGTGACAAATCGGGTGAGCACGTAATATTAGATAAATCGATAGTGCTTGAAGATACGATTAGACTGCGCGAACAGGATAATGTATTTTCGATTGGATTTACTTCAACCGATTTTGCGAATCAAACAGCTGTTTCTTACGAATATATAATGGAAGGCTTTGATTTGAGCTGGAACGTAACAAACTCAACCAACAAAAGGGCTACCTACACCAATTTAAATCATGGAACCTATACTTTTTCGGTACGCGCCGTTGATAAAGAGAACCTCTCAACGCCAAGAAAACTTACCATTATCATCTATCCTCCCTGGTATAAAATGCTTTGGGCAAAAATTTTATGGACACTATTGATCGGCACGTTTTTCTATGGAATATTTCTGCTATACATGGAGAAAGTGAAACGCCTGCACGCCGAAAAGGTGAATGAAATGAAAATGCAGTTTTTCATCAATATATCACACGAAATTAAAACTCCCTTATCGCTAATATTAGATCCACTAGAAAAATTAATCAAACAAAATTTTGATGAGAAAAACTCAAGGCTGTTCTTTATAATGCAGCAAAACACCAATAGAATATACCGTTTGGTTAGTCAAATGATGGATGTGAGACGAATTGACAAAGGACAGATTCTTATAAAATTTCAACAAACAAACATCTACAGCTTTATTAAGGAGATAGCTCAATCTTTCGAACTGTTAGCCAACGATAAGAACATATCCTTCAGTATAACTACCAGCGATCCGGATATTGAGGTATGGATAGATCCTCTGAATTTTGAAAAGGTTATTTTCAACCTATTATCAAATGCCTTTAAATTTACACTTTCGGGAGGTGAGATTGAATTAAGTATCGCTAAAGAAATCATTGAAAAAGGAAATCATCAGCATGAACAGGTAAAAATTTCTGTAAGCGATACAGGTGTTGGAATTAAGGAAAGTGAAATTGAGCGAATTTTTGATCGCTTTTACCAAGTTTATTCGCCGGATACAAAACACTCAACAGGTACAGGCATCGGCTTGCATCTTTCCCGCTCTTTAGTCAGTTTACACAAAGGTAAACTTTTGGCGGAAAACCGTAACGACAGAACAGGAAGCCGATTCATCATTGCCCTTCCTCTCGGAAATGAGCATCTCTCCCCAAAAGATCTTATAACAGAAACAACAGCTCTTCCTGTGGCTGCAAATAAGTATACTCCGCAGGTATCCAAAGAAAACATCCAAATTCCCATTGATAAAAACGTAAAACGCAAAACCAATTACAAGGTAATGATTGTTGATGATGAAGTTGACATCAGAAACTATCTGTACAATGAATTATCTACTTATTATAAAGTAGTGGCGTGCGAAAATGGGAGAAAAGCTCATGAGATTTTATTGGATGAAAAACCAGATCTTATCCTTAGTGATATTATGATGCCGGAAATGGATGGAATCACTTTGTGTAAAAGAGTTAAAGCAAATATTTTAACGAACCATATTCCTGTTATTTTGCTTACTGCACTTTCTAAGGAAGAAAACGAAATAGAAGGCATTGAAACGGGTGCCGACATGTATTTGGTAAAACCTTTCAAAAGTGAATTTATCCTTAAGATGATTTCTAATATTTTAGAAAACCGGAAAAAAATATATAGCAAGTTACAGCCTAAGGCAGAACATGAAATAGAGAATATTGAAATAAAATCGCACGACGAAATATTGATGCAAAAAGTAATGGACATTATTAAAGATAACATCTCTAACAGTGAGTTAAATGTTGAGATGCTGGCCGATGGTGTTGGAATAAGCAGAGTACATATGCATCGAAAATTAAAAGAACTAACCAATCAATCGGCTCGTGATTTTATCAAAAACATTCGGATGAAACAGGCAGCCTATCTGCTTACAACAAGTAAAATTAACATCGGAGAAATCGGTTATGCGATTGGGTATTCCAATTTATCACATTTTTCAAAATCTTTTAAAGCTTATTATGGTGTGTCACCTAAAGAATATTCATCAAAGCAACACGAGAGTTGA
- a CDS encoding FGGY family carbohydrate kinase, whose product MDTKVIAVFDIGKTNKKILLFDRVFNLVYQYEEKFSTTVDDDGFECDDIQLIQNWMVNTLSVLVEEGKFDIQAINFSTYGASLAFLNKEGKLVTPIYNYLKQVNPEIQESLFQEYRGMDEFCRQTASPALGLLLNSGIQVLWLKKEKQDVWEKVENILHFPQYLSLVLTGQITSEPTSIGCHTFLWDFDKMQYHPWLKKEGLKLPKPVNNDQVYPALIKGKEIKTGVGIHDSSASLVPYLHNSKEDFILVSTGTWCISMNPFNDEPLTSEQLKNDCLCFLTPEKQQVKSSRLFMGHFHEACIARLNHHFNASDKYFQNIDYCEDAVNSINLKFGKALLFFPEGIEKFSEGLEKVDLSVFADYDEAYTRLVMELTRLCVRSIELVIPKRDTTKTIYVSGGFSRNRIFVSLLTDYFTDKKVRTSEIDNASALGAALVIAGNLEGFTTNKIELESK is encoded by the coding sequence ATGGATACTAAAGTAATCGCAGTTTTTGATATTGGCAAAACCAATAAAAAAATACTTCTATTCGATCGGGTGTTTAATTTGGTTTATCAATACGAAGAGAAATTTTCGACGACAGTTGACGATGATGGTTTTGAATGCGATGATATTCAATTGATTCAAAATTGGATGGTGAATACTTTGAGTGTTCTTGTTGAGGAAGGAAAGTTCGATATTCAGGCCATTAATTTCTCAACCTATGGTGCATCTCTTGCCTTTTTAAACAAAGAAGGTAAATTAGTAACGCCAATTTACAACTACCTAAAGCAAGTAAATCCTGAAATTCAGGAATCCTTATTTCAAGAATACCGCGGAATGGATGAGTTTTGCCGTCAAACGGCCAGCCCGGCTTTGGGATTGCTTTTAAATTCTGGAATTCAGGTGCTTTGGTTAAAAAAAGAAAAACAAGATGTTTGGGAAAAGGTGGAGAATATACTTCATTTTCCGCAATATCTTTCTTTGGTTTTAACAGGGCAGATCACTTCCGAACCAACCTCTATTGGCTGTCACACTTTTCTATGGGATTTTGATAAAATGCAATATCACCCATGGCTAAAAAAGGAAGGCTTAAAATTGCCAAAACCTGTTAATAACGATCAGGTTTATCCTGCTTTGATTAAAGGGAAAGAAATTAAAACAGGAGTTGGTATTCACGATAGCTCCGCATCATTGGTTCCTTATCTTCACAATTCAAAAGAAGATTTTATTCTTGTTTCCACCGGAACGTGGTGCATTAGCATGAATCCATTTAACGATGAGCCTTTAACAAGCGAACAATTGAAGAACGATTGTTTGTGTTTTCTGACTCCTGAAAAGCAACAGGTGAAGTCATCCCGGTTATTTATGGGGCATTTTCATGAAGCATGCATTGCCAGGCTCAATCATCATTTTAATGCAAGTGATAAGTATTTTCAAAATATCGATTATTGCGAAGATGCAGTAAATTCCATCAATCTAAAATTCGGCAAAGCTTTATTGTTTTTCCCCGAAGGAATTGAAAAATTCAGTGAAGGACTCGAAAAAGTGGATTTATCTGTTTTCGCAGATTATGATGAGGCATACACTCGCTTGGTAATGGAATTAACCCGTTTGTGTGTTCGTTCTATAGAACTTGTTATTCCGAAAAGGGATACAACAAAAACGATTTACGTATCAGGAGGTTTTTCGCGAAATAGAATATTTGTAAGTCTTCTTACTGATTATTTTACGGACAAAAAAGTTCGCACTTCTGAAATTGATAATGCAAGTGCGCTTGGAGCGGCCCTGGTAATTGCCGGAAATTTAGAGGGTTTTACGACCAATAAAATTGAATTAGAGTCAAAATAA